A genomic window from Pseudogulbenkiania sp. MAI-1 includes:
- a CDS encoding PLP-dependent aminotransferase family protein has protein sequence MDLVQQIRSWVPDLAHSTLPRYQVIAQAIAEAINGGQIVTGEKLPPHRTLASALNVTVGTISRAYSQLEQEGKVIPRIGDGTYVQARFLPQSMPATESVQRNTDSDLIDLGQNVILALGQEAALAKTLQDISQDDIARQRVLDYQPESGHSLHRALAGRWLTQFHLSGEADRVAITNGAQHALACLCRILTSPGDTILCEALSYPGIVALAHQMRLQLISVEIDSEGIVPEALEQACKSFHSRLLFCVPTLHNPTTATMRETRRRQICDIARRHHLNIIEDAVPAPLLREQPSSLASLLPEQVFFVTGFSKSVAAGLRVGFIQAPQAWSGKLAAVLRANCWMATPLAAEVVCRWIEDGTMHALLDQQRQAVAERQQLVERIFEGLSYATHPEGNHIWLNLPAPWRTSEFTTMLRKKGVVVKPSDAFAVGRTPAPHAVRICLSGEPQLDKLAHGLRTIALTLKEGPGAYWMATA, from the coding sequence ATGGATCTCGTTCAACAGATCAGAAGCTGGGTTCCCGATCTTGCACACAGCACTCTGCCGCGCTACCAGGTGATTGCGCAGGCCATCGCTGAGGCCATCAACGGGGGGCAAATCGTCACCGGCGAGAAGCTGCCGCCGCACCGCACCCTGGCCAGTGCGCTTAATGTCACCGTCGGCACCATCAGCCGCGCCTATAGCCAGCTCGAGCAGGAAGGCAAGGTGATCCCGCGCATCGGTGATGGCACCTATGTGCAGGCGCGTTTTCTGCCTCAATCGATGCCGGCGACAGAAAGCGTGCAGCGCAATACCGATAGCGATCTGATCGATCTTGGCCAGAACGTGATCCTCGCTCTCGGCCAGGAAGCCGCGCTGGCCAAGACCCTGCAGGACATCAGCCAGGACGACATCGCACGCCAGCGCGTGCTCGACTACCAGCCGGAAAGCGGTCACTCCCTGCACCGCGCGCTGGCCGGGCGCTGGCTGACGCAGTTTCACCTGAGCGGCGAGGCGGACCGAGTTGCGATCACCAATGGGGCGCAGCACGCGCTCGCTTGCCTGTGCCGCATCCTCACCTCGCCCGGCGATACCATCCTGTGCGAAGCGCTCAGCTACCCCGGCATTGTGGCGCTGGCGCACCAGATGCGCCTACAGCTGATCAGCGTCGAGATCGACAGCGAAGGCATCGTCCCCGAAGCGCTGGAGCAGGCCTGCAAATCGTTCCACTCGCGCCTGCTGTTTTGCGTGCCCACCCTACACAACCCCACCACCGCCACCATGAGAGAGACCCGGCGCCGCCAGATCTGTGATATCGCTAGGCGCCACCACCTCAACATCATCGAAGACGCAGTGCCGGCGCCGCTGCTGCGCGAACAGCCATCGTCCCTGGCCTCGCTGCTGCCAGAGCAGGTGTTTTTCGTCACCGGTTTTTCCAAGTCGGTAGCGGCCGGCCTGCGCGTGGGCTTCATACAGGCGCCACAGGCCTGGTCCGGCAAGCTGGCGGCGGTGTTGCGGGCCAACTGCTGGATGGCCACCCCGCTGGCGGCCGAAGTGGTCTGCCGCTGGATCGAAGATGGCACCATGCATGCGCTGCTGGATCAGCAGCGCCAGGCAGTCGCCGAGCGGCAGCAATTGGTGGAGCGGATTTTCGAAGGCCTAAGCTACGCTACGCACCCGGAAGGCAACCACATCTGGCTCAACCTGCCGGCGCCGTGGCGCACCAGTGAATTCACCACCATGCTGCGCAAGAAAGGCGTGGTGGTGAAACCGTCAGACGCGTTCGCGGTAGGCCGCACCCCCGCGCCGCACGCGGTACGCATCTGCTTGAGCGGAGAGCCGCAATTGGACAAGCTGGCGCATGGGCTGAGAACTATCGCCCTGACTCTCAAGGAGGGACCAGGGGCGTATTGGATGGCAACGGCTTGA
- the fae gene encoding formaldehyde-activating enzyme, protein MMHIGESFVGSGPNAAHINMLVGPRSGPVGQALANSLAAPRMGYIPFMTCLQPNVPVKPATLFVAKADLRGETHENMTWGPAQAGVAKGVQESLLEGVLPQEAENDWAVVAAVWVNWSANDAEEVFANNYRATKEAIARAMNNLPDLDTAASASRAPSNPFYSAQ, encoded by the coding sequence ATGATGCACATCGGAGAATCGTTTGTCGGTAGCGGCCCCAATGCTGCCCATATCAACATGCTGGTCGGCCCGCGCAGCGGCCCGGTTGGCCAGGCACTGGCCAATAGCCTGGCCGCGCCGCGCATGGGCTACATCCCATTCATGACTTGCCTGCAGCCGAACGTGCCGGTGAAGCCGGCCACCCTGTTTGTGGCCAAGGCCGATCTGCGCGGCGAAACACACGAAAACATGACCTGGGGCCCAGCGCAGGCCGGCGTGGCCAAGGGGGTGCAGGAGAGCCTGCTGGAAGGCGTACTGCCGCAGGAAGCAGAAAACGACTGGGCGGTGGTGGCCGCGGTGTGGGTGAACTGGAGCGCCAATGACGCCGAAGAAGTGTTCGCTAACAACTACCGCGCCACCAAGGAAGCCATCGCGCGCGCCATGAACAACCTGCCGGACCTCGACACCGCCGCTTCGGCCAGCCGCGCCCCGAGCAACCCGTTCTACTCGGCCCAGTAA
- a CDS encoding aldo/keto reductase, which produces MQYVNLGNSGLKVSRLCMGTMSFGTSQWRPWVLDEPESRPVLHRALDLGINFFDMADFYSLGVGEEVVGRALLSKVSREQLVLASKAFYAMGPGPNDAGLSRKHLMDAIDASLQRIGTDYLDLYIVHGFDPDTPIEETMEALHDIVKSGKARYIGASTMYAWQFAKMQHAADLNGWTRFVSMQCQLNAAYREEEREMIPYCIDQRIAVTPFSPLARGLLSGAADSLRNKTDNFTQEFYNDDVSYAIGKAVERVAAERGVHPAQVAQSWVLNRPGVTSMLVGADSVGHLDQAMASLELKLSADEQFEIDRHYTPCDVINDHHNECRIPRTPR; this is translated from the coding sequence ATGCAATACGTGAATCTCGGCAACAGCGGTCTCAAGGTGTCGCGCCTGTGCATGGGCACCATGTCGTTCGGCACGTCACAGTGGCGCCCGTGGGTGCTGGACGAGCCGGAAAGCCGCCCCGTGCTGCACCGGGCGCTCGACCTCGGCATCAACTTCTTCGATATGGCCGACTTCTACTCGCTCGGCGTTGGCGAGGAGGTGGTGGGGCGTGCCCTGCTGTCCAAGGTCAGCCGCGAGCAGCTGGTGCTGGCGAGCAAGGCGTTCTATGCGATGGGCCCCGGCCCGAACGATGCCGGTCTGTCGCGCAAGCACCTGATGGACGCGATCGACGCCTCGCTCCAGCGCATCGGCACCGATTACCTAGACCTCTATATCGTGCACGGCTTCGACCCGGACACCCCGATCGAAGAGACGATGGAAGCACTGCACGACATCGTCAAAAGCGGCAAGGCGCGCTATATCGGCGCCTCCACCATGTATGCCTGGCAGTTCGCCAAGATGCAGCACGCGGCAGATCTGAACGGCTGGACCCGCTTCGTCTCGATGCAGTGCCAACTCAACGCCGCCTACCGCGAGGAAGAGCGCGAGATGATCCCGTACTGCATCGACCAGCGCATCGCGGTGACGCCGTTCAGCCCGCTGGCGCGCGGCCTGCTGTCCGGCGCGGCCGATTCACTGCGCAACAAGACCGACAACTTCACCCAGGAGTTTTACAACGATGACGTCTCCTACGCCATCGGCAAGGCGGTGGAGCGCGTGGCCGCTGAGCGTGGCGTGCATCCGGCACAAGTGGCGCAGTCGTGGGTACTGAACCGCCCCGGCGTCACCTCGATGCTGGTGGGGGCGGATAGCGTCGGCCATCTCGACCAGGCCATGGCTTCGCTCGAGTTGAAATTGAGTGCCGATGAGCAATTCGAAATCGACCGCCACTACACCCCGTGCGACGTGATCAACGACCACCACAACGAGTGTCGCATTCCGCGCACGCCACGCTGA
- a CDS encoding NAD-dependent succinate-semialdehyde dehydrogenase has translation MPPLKDPQLLRQQAYIDGAWVGADNGETLPVANPATGELIGTVPAMGAAETERAIAAAEVAQRAWRQQPGRARAAVLRRWFELVMANQEDLAVLMTLEQGKSLTESRGEIAYAASFIDWFADEAKRSYGDVMPSPQNDKRIVVLKEPIGVTAAITPWNFPAAMITRKVAPALAAGCAMVLKPASQTPLSALALAVLAERAGVPGGLFSVLTGSASVIGGVMTASPVVRKLSFTGSTEVGRKLMAQSADTIKKLSLELGGNAPFIVFEDADLDAAVEGAIASKFRNSGQTCVCANRLYVHASVYDAFAEKLVRAVEALKVGNGLEPGVGQGPLIDMKAVEKVEAHIADALANGARLLTGGKRHKLGGSFFEPTVLADAKPDMLFAKDETFGPLAPLFRFESTEEVIAQANDTEFGLAAYFYSHDMARIWQVAEQLESGMVGINTGLISNEVGPFGGIKQSGLGREGSRYGIEEYQEIKYLCFGGLSA, from the coding sequence ATGCCCCCTTTGAAAGACCCACAACTGTTGCGCCAGCAGGCGTACATCGACGGGGCTTGGGTAGGTGCCGATAACGGCGAAACCCTGCCAGTAGCCAACCCGGCCACCGGCGAGCTGATTGGCACTGTGCCAGCCATGGGTGCCGCCGAAACCGAGCGCGCCATCGCTGCCGCCGAGGTGGCGCAGCGCGCTTGGCGCCAGCAGCCGGGCAGGGCGCGTGCGGCTGTGCTGCGGCGCTGGTTCGAGCTGGTCATGGCCAACCAGGAAGACCTGGCGGTGCTGATGACGCTGGAGCAGGGCAAATCATTGACTGAATCACGCGGCGAGATCGCCTACGCCGCCAGCTTTATCGACTGGTTCGCCGATGAGGCCAAGCGCAGCTATGGCGATGTGATGCCGAGTCCGCAAAACGACAAGCGCATCGTGGTGCTGAAGGAGCCGATTGGCGTTACCGCCGCGATCACGCCGTGGAACTTCCCGGCCGCCATGATCACGCGCAAGGTGGCGCCGGCTCTGGCTGCCGGCTGCGCGATGGTGCTCAAACCGGCTAGCCAGACACCGCTGTCGGCGCTGGCGCTGGCGGTGCTGGCTGAGCGCGCCGGCGTGCCGGGCGGCCTGTTCAGCGTGCTCACTGGCTCGGCCAGTGTGATCGGCGGCGTGATGACCGCGAGCCCGGTGGTGCGCAAGCTCAGCTTCACCGGTTCCACTGAAGTGGGCCGCAAGCTGATGGCGCAGTCGGCCGACACCATCAAGAAGCTGTCGCTGGAACTGGGCGGCAACGCGCCGTTCATCGTGTTCGAGGATGCCGACCTGGACGCGGCGGTGGAGGGCGCCATAGCCTCCAAGTTCCGCAACTCCGGCCAGACCTGCGTATGCGCCAACCGGCTGTACGTGCACGCCTCGGTGTATGACGCGTTCGCCGAGAAGCTGGTGCGCGCGGTCGAGGCGCTCAAGGTCGGCAACGGACTAGAGCCCGGCGTGGGGCAAGGGCCGCTGATTGACATGAAGGCGGTGGAGAAGGTCGAGGCGCACATCGCCGACGCACTGGCCAATGGAGCGCGCCTGCTCACGGGCGGCAAGCGCCACAAACTCGGCGGAAGCTTCTTCGAGCCGACCGTACTGGCCGACGCCAAGCCGGACATGCTGTTCGCCAAGGACGAAACCTTCGGCCCGCTGGCGCCGCTGTTCCGCTTCGAGAGCACGGAAGAAGTGATCGCCCAGGCCAACGACACCGAGTTTGGGCTCGCTGCCTATTTTTACAGCCACGACATGGCACGCATCTGGCAGGTGGCGGAGCAATTGGAAAGCGGCATGGTCGGCATCAACACCGGCCTGATCTCGAACGAAGTAGGACCGTTCGGCGGCATCAAGCAGTCCGGCCTCGGTCGTGAAGGTTCGCGCTACGGCATCGAGGAATACCAGGAAATCAAATATCTGTGCTTTGGCGGCCTGTCGGCCTGA
- a CDS encoding ABC transporter substrate-binding protein, with product MQRLTVKSLACFALFAASATPALAGNWCGAGKPVKFAGITWESGQFYTEVIRQVVQKGFGCQTEVVTGSTAATETALVAGDLQLWTEQWNRTDTIKKGVEAGKIKLVGDLLQGGAYEGFFVPDYVIKGDAKRGIKPLAPGLHSVSDLPKYKDLFKDEEDPGKGRFLNCPTGWDCERINTQKLKAYKLSDSYTNFRAGTGSAMDAAISSAYTRGKPVLFYYWAPATLMGRYKFIQLKEPAYNAQCWQTLQANKGETPCPSATPATKLQVGVSSAFHQAEPAVISFIEKMKLPPELLNRTIAQMQERKASPEVVAKEFLKQHPDLWKSWVSADVAAKVQKGL from the coding sequence ATGCAACGTCTTACCGTTAAATCACTTGCTTGCTTTGCCCTGTTCGCGGCTTCGGCCACTCCGGCGCTGGCCGGCAACTGGTGCGGTGCCGGCAAGCCGGTGAAGTTTGCCGGCATCACTTGGGAATCCGGCCAGTTCTACACCGAGGTGATTCGCCAGGTGGTACAAAAAGGCTTCGGCTGCCAGACCGAAGTGGTCACCGGCAGCACCGCCGCCACCGAAACCGCGTTGGTGGCGGGCGATCTGCAGCTGTGGACCGAGCAGTGGAACCGCACCGACACCATCAAGAAGGGCGTGGAGGCCGGCAAGATCAAGCTGGTGGGCGACCTGCTGCAAGGCGGCGCCTACGAGGGCTTCTTCGTGCCGGACTATGTAATCAAGGGCGACGCCAAGCGTGGCATCAAGCCGCTGGCGCCCGGCCTGCATTCGGTGTCCGACCTGCCCAAGTACAAGGACCTGTTCAAGGACGAGGAAGACCCGGGTAAGGGCCGCTTCCTCAACTGCCCAACCGGCTGGGACTGCGAACGCATCAATACCCAGAAGCTCAAGGCCTACAAACTTTCCGACAGCTACACCAACTTCCGCGCCGGCACCGGCTCGGCCATGGACGCCGCCATCTCGTCGGCCTACACCCGCGGCAAGCCGGTGCTGTTCTATTACTGGGCGCCAGCCACATTGATGGGCCGCTACAAGTTCATCCAGCTCAAGGAGCCGGCCTACAACGCGCAGTGCTGGCAGACGCTGCAGGCGAACAAGGGCGAAACGCCGTGCCCATCAGCCACCCCCGCCACCAAGCTGCAGGTCGGCGTTTCCAGCGCGTTCCATCAGGCCGAGCCGGCGGTGATCTCGTTCATCGAGAAGATGAAGCTGCCGCCGGAACTGCTCAACCGCACCATCGCGCAAATGCAGGAACGCAAGGCCAGCCCGGAGGTGGTGGCCAAGGAGTTCCTCAAGCAGCACCCGGACCTCTGGAAAAGCTGGGTGAGCGCCGACGTCGCCGCCAAGGTGCAAAAAGGGCTCTGA
- a CDS encoding proline/glycine betaine ABC transporter permease, producing MADIFFSFSFADTINQFVTWLVQDYGDSFHHITELLLSYLLVPLERGLIALPPALVLAGVAGLSYHATRRLGISALLVVALYLIGCLGLWDKLMQTLALMMVSTLLTVLLGVPLGIWMSRSKGLRLALAPVLDVMQTLPTFVYLIPVLMLFGLGKVPAIFATVIYALPPLVRLTDLGIRQVDGEVQEAACSFGTTYWQLLFGVQLPLARPSIMAGINQSVMMALAMVVIASMIGSRGLGEDVLAGINNMDMGKGMQAGIAIVILAIVIDRISQAYGQDGRMKAMRRRSKAATR from the coding sequence ATGGCTGACATATTTTTCAGTTTTTCTTTCGCCGACACGATCAACCAATTCGTGACCTGGCTCGTGCAGGACTACGGCGACTCGTTCCATCACATCACCGAGCTGTTGCTCAGCTACTTGCTGGTGCCGCTGGAACGGGGCCTGATCGCGCTGCCACCGGCCCTGGTATTGGCCGGGGTGGCGGGGCTCAGCTACCACGCCACGCGTCGCCTCGGCATCAGCGCGCTGCTGGTGGTGGCGTTGTACCTGATCGGCTGCCTTGGCTTGTGGGACAAGCTGATGCAGACGCTGGCGCTGATGATGGTGTCCACGCTGCTCACCGTGCTGCTCGGCGTGCCACTTGGCATCTGGATGTCGCGTAGCAAGGGCCTGCGCCTGGCGCTGGCACCGGTGCTGGACGTGATGCAAACGCTGCCCACCTTCGTCTATCTGATTCCGGTGCTGATGTTGTTTGGTCTGGGTAAGGTGCCGGCTATTTTCGCTACGGTGATCTATGCCTTGCCGCCGCTGGTGCGCCTGACCGATCTCGGCATCCGTCAGGTAGACGGGGAAGTGCAGGAGGCGGCCTGCTCGTTCGGCACCACCTACTGGCAGTTGCTATTCGGCGTGCAGTTGCCGCTGGCCCGCCCCAGCATCATGGCCGGCATCAACCAGTCGGTGATGATGGCGCTGGCGATGGTTGTGATCGCCTCGATGATCGGTTCGCGCGGGCTTGGTGAAGACGTACTGGCCGGCATCAACAACATGGACATGGGCAAGGGGATGCAGGCCGGCATCGCCATCGTGATCCTGGCCATCGTGATCGACCGCATCAGCCAGGCCTATGGCCAGGACGGCCGCATGAAAGCCATGCGTCGCCGCAGCAAAGCCGCTACGAGGTAA
- a CDS encoding glycine betaine/L-proline ABC transporter ATP-binding protein: MSKIEVKNIYKVFGNQADKVMPLLQQGLSKAEVLKQTSANVGLVNVSLSISEGEIFVIMGLSGSGKSTLVRHFNRLIEPTAGEILIDGEDILKYDEKALRELRRHKISMVFQGFGLLPHATVLDNAAYALTTRGVKRAEAQDTARNWLAKVGLAGYESKYPDELSGGMRQRVGLARALAADTDILLMDEAFSALDPLIRNEMQDQLLELQACLKKTIVFITHDLDEALRIGNRIAILRDGQLVQVGSPADILNRPADGYVKKFVEKRSCMAEPA; encoded by the coding sequence ATGAGCAAGATTGAAGTCAAAAACATCTACAAAGTGTTCGGCAACCAGGCCGACAAGGTGATGCCGCTGCTGCAGCAAGGGCTGAGTAAAGCCGAGGTGCTGAAGCAGACCTCGGCCAACGTCGGGCTGGTCAACGTCAGCCTGTCGATCTCCGAAGGTGAAATTTTCGTGATTATGGGGTTGTCCGGTTCCGGCAAATCCACGCTGGTGCGCCATTTCAATCGGCTGATCGAACCTACCGCCGGCGAGATCCTGATCGATGGCGAGGATATCCTCAAATACGACGAAAAAGCGCTGCGTGAGCTGCGCCGCCACAAGATCAGCATGGTGTTTCAGGGTTTCGGCCTGCTGCCGCACGCCACCGTGCTGGACAACGCCGCGTATGCGCTGACCACGCGCGGCGTGAAGCGGGCCGAGGCGCAAGACACGGCACGCAACTGGCTGGCCAAGGTGGGCCTCGCCGGCTACGAGAGCAAGTATCCGGACGAGCTGTCCGGCGGCATGCGCCAGCGCGTGGGCCTGGCGCGCGCGCTGGCGGCCGATACCGACATCCTGCTGATGGACGAAGCATTCTCCGCGCTCGATCCGCTGATCCGCAACGAGATGCAGGACCAGCTGCTGGAACTGCAGGCCTGCCTCAAGAAAACCATCGTGTTCATTACCCACGATCTGGACGAAGCGCTGCGCATCGGAAACCGTATCGCCATCCTGCGCGACGGGCAGTTGGTGCAGGTGGGGAGTCCGGCCGACATTCTCAACCGGCCGGCCGACGGCTACGTGAAGAAATTCGTGGAGAAGCGTAGCTGCATGGCCGAGCCCGCCTAA
- a CDS encoding MFS transporter has translation MTIPLSSIAIFLASFALLMCGNSLFGTLVSLQLVHAHFSPLQAGLVQSAYYGGFMLGAFGVGSLIGRIGHHRAFAAFAALASCTALGFAVSKNPLVWAVLRLAGGFCLMGVFTVLESWLNASADNSLRGRVFACYLITAYLFAGLGQLLVGLANPYGFELFSLAAGLYALSLLPITVLGQHAPPLSRTCEKPDLAARIAWVGKVYRSAPLGVWGCLAAGMVNSSFYAMGPVFMKSAGFNVQGVSYFMSASMLAALLLQWPIARLSDSVDRRRVILSVALLSAATSLALVQGGEGWLVPMVLLYVGLAFTLYGVVISHVNDLIAPEQRVTASAGLLLLFSIGGSFGPTLSSLAIASLGPSGFFLFASGVMSMLAVLTVHALLSEAAT, from the coding sequence ATGACTATCCCCCTCTCGAGCATCGCCATCTTTCTGGCCAGTTTCGCATTGCTGATGTGTGGCAACAGCCTGTTCGGCACCTTGGTGTCGCTGCAGTTGGTACATGCGCACTTTTCGCCATTACAGGCCGGGTTGGTGCAGTCGGCCTATTACGGCGGCTTCATGCTCGGCGCGTTTGGCGTAGGCTCCTTGATCGGCCGCATCGGCCATCACCGCGCGTTCGCCGCGTTCGCCGCACTGGCAAGCTGCACCGCGCTCGGCTTTGCCGTAAGCAAAAACCCGTTGGTCTGGGCTGTCTTGCGGCTGGCGGGCGGCTTCTGCCTGATGGGGGTGTTCACCGTATTGGAAAGCTGGCTGAACGCTTCGGCCGACAACTCGCTGCGTGGCCGGGTGTTCGCGTGCTACCTGATCACGGCTTATCTGTTCGCCGGGCTGGGGCAACTGCTGGTCGGTCTAGCCAACCCGTACGGCTTTGAGTTGTTCAGCCTGGCGGCTGGTTTGTATGCGCTGTCGCTGTTGCCGATTACGGTGCTCGGCCAGCATGCGCCACCACTGTCGCGCACGTGTGAAAAACCGGATCTGGCTGCTCGGATTGCCTGGGTTGGCAAGGTGTATCGCTCGGCGCCGCTCGGCGTGTGGGGCTGTCTGGCCGCGGGTATGGTCAACAGCTCATTCTATGCGATGGGGCCGGTGTTCATGAAAAGCGCCGGTTTCAACGTGCAGGGCGTGTCCTACTTCATGAGCGCGTCAATGCTGGCGGCGCTGCTGCTGCAGTGGCCGATTGCCCGGCTGTCGGACAGCGTGGACCGGCGCAGGGTGATCCTGAGTGTGGCGCTGCTGTCGGCCGCCACCAGTCTGGCCCTCGTGCAGGGTGGGGAAGGGTGGCTGGTGCCGATGGTGCTACTGTACGTCGGGCTGGCGTTCACCCTGTACGGCGTGGTGATCTCGCACGTCAACGACCTGATCGCACCGGAGCAGCGGGTCACGGCCAGCGCCGGCCTACTGTTGCTCTTTTCGATCGGCGGCAGTTTTGGTCCGACATTGAGTTCACTCGCCATCGCTTCCCTTGGTCCGAGCGGTTTTTTTCTCTTCGCTTCCGGCGTCATGTCTATGCTAGCTGTGCTGACAGTGCATGCTTTGCTCTCAGAGGCTGCGACGTAA